Proteins encoded within one genomic window of Bacillus thuringiensis:
- a CDS encoding DinB family protein: protein MELVYKITYNRMQDHYLPKLVQSIKLVSEEDLWKQGDSVNSIGGIVLHICEHLQRNARRYKNPNIVFENGIEEYFPVKRQSTEVLLQCVEEVFDEWGKAYIQVWEEKKHMDLHSLLHLVEHTSYHLGQVVDRTKSIKGQQFNFCQNGINEKNLRTRVETSNF from the coding sequence GTGGAGTTAGTATATAAAATTACTTATAATAGAATGCAAGATCATTATTTACCAAAGTTAGTACAGTCAATTAAGCTCGTTAGTGAAGAAGATTTGTGGAAACAAGGGGACTCTGTTAATTCAATTGGTGGAATTGTACTGCATATTTGTGAACATTTACAGAGAAATGCAAGGCGTTATAAGAATCCAAATATAGTATTTGAAAATGGTATTGAGGAGTATTTTCCAGTAAAACGACAAAGTACTGAAGTTTTGTTACAGTGCGTTGAAGAAGTATTTGATGAATGGGGAAAAGCATATATACAAGTATGGGAAGAAAAAAAGCATATGGATCTTCATAGCTTATTACATTTAGTGGAGCATACAAGTTATCATTTAGGGCAAGTAGTAGATCGTACAAAGTCTATAAAGGGACAACAATTTAACTTTTGTCAAAATGGTATAAATGAAAAGAATTTGAGAACAAGAGTTGAAACTTCGAACTTTTAG
- a CDS encoding YqbF domain-containing protein gives MYYVKLIKGQSFYAFDHRFLMSEEEEVSEKVYNYLRRNEFFEVRKEEYSA, from the coding sequence ATTTACTACGTAAAATTAATTAAAGGTCAATCCTTCTATGCTTTTGATCATCGTTTCTTAATGTCTGAAGAAGAAGAGGTTTCCGAGAAAGTGTATAATTACTTACGTCGTAATGAATTTTTCGAAGTACGTAAAGAAGAATATTCTGCTTAA
- a CDS encoding DUF4052 family protein, whose product MTMLMKQLKLHIKYQHKAILIFWTVALLIKGTMTATDLKGIKVALLHDIFNNSSIAIVMFIVISVFLIQLDIFPTVVSFGVTRLQFLMGSICFILLQSALFSCLQALFLQDTFYKTEHINLGANAIEQFFVQFIFYSTLACLFQSTIIFQKRFNWFGLAFSIIFLFGLASAMYAGIGIKELVFINSKMLLEIPNFISVSIVLIFIYIVISALFIRKVSFEDTI is encoded by the coding sequence ATGACGATGTTAATGAAGCAGTTGAAGTTACATATAAAATATCAGCATAAAGCCATTCTTATCTTTTGGACTGTAGCATTACTTATAAAAGGGACAATGACGGCAACAGATTTGAAGGGAATAAAGGTAGCGCTTTTACATGATATCTTTAATAATTCATCAATTGCAATCGTAATGTTTATTGTGATCAGTGTGTTTCTTATTCAACTTGATATTTTCCCTACAGTCGTCTCGTTCGGTGTCACTAGATTGCAATTCTTGATGGGTTCAATATGTTTTATTTTATTGCAATCAGCATTGTTTTCATGTCTCCAAGCTTTATTTTTACAGGATACATTTTATAAAACAGAACATATAAACTTAGGAGCAAATGCAATTGAACAATTCTTTGTGCAGTTCATATTTTATAGTACATTAGCTTGTTTATTCCAATCAACAATTATTTTTCAGAAAAGATTTAATTGGTTCGGATTAGCCTTTAGTATAATATTTTTATTTGGATTGGCGAGTGCAATGTATGCAGGGATAGGAATAAAAGAATTGGTGTTCATTAATAGTAAAATGTTGCTAGAAATACCTAATTTCATATCAGTTTCGATTGTTCTTATTTTCATATATATTGTAATTAGCGCACTATTTATTCGTAAGGTTTCGTTTGAAGATACAATTTAA
- a CDS encoding class I SAM-dependent methyltransferase, with amino-acid sequence MSKEELVKQQFGNNAEKYVKSKIHAKGPDLQYVVQQVESRHNNRLLDIATGGGHVANVLAPLFQEVVALDLTEKMLENAKSFIINNGHENVSFVAGNAESLPFANSSFDTITCRIAAHHFTNPAQFIYEVNRTLEDNGLFILIDNVSPENNEFDTFYNFIEKKRDPSHERALKKTEWITLLERNGLQMQSCLTFDKKFEFDWWCDMMDVPVQKRVKLTECMMKTSVEMQEFFNIQYENNKIKSFYTEMALFVCKKSSTLKR; translated from the coding sequence GTGAGTAAAGAAGAGCTTGTAAAACAACAGTTTGGTAATAATGCGGAAAAGTATGTGAAAAGTAAAATTCATGCTAAAGGACCGGATTTACAATATGTAGTTCAACAAGTTGAGTCTCGTCATAATAATCGTCTTCTTGATATTGCTACTGGTGGAGGACATGTTGCGAATGTATTAGCTCCATTGTTTCAAGAAGTAGTAGCCTTAGACTTAACAGAAAAAATGTTAGAGAATGCGAAAAGCTTTATTATAAATAATGGACATGAAAATGTATCTTTTGTCGCTGGAAATGCTGAAAGTTTACCGTTTGCTAATAGTTCTTTTGATACAATTACGTGCCGAATTGCAGCACATCACTTTACGAATCCAGCTCAGTTTATTTATGAAGTAAATCGGACGTTAGAAGATAATGGATTGTTTATTTTAATAGATAATGTTTCACCGGAAAATAATGAATTTGATACATTTTATAATTTTATAGAAAAAAAACGAGATCCGAGTCATGAACGAGCTTTAAAAAAAACAGAATGGATTACCTTGTTAGAAAGAAATGGTTTGCAAATGCAGTCATGTCTTACTTTTGACAAGAAATTTGAATTTGACTGGTGGTGCGATATGATGGATGTACCTGTGCAGAAACGGGTGAAGTTAACAGAATGTATGATGAAAACATCGGTTGAAATGCAAGAATTCTTTAATATTCAATATGAAAATAATAAAATTAAATCGTTTTATACTGAAATGGCATTGTTTGTATGTAAAAAAAGTTCGACATTAAAAAGATAA
- a CDS encoding DUF4825 domain-containing protein: protein MKYMQRNVMVMLTIFLFITACSSGERIKEISDVEPGDFKQYAGTYVGNNSDVVAIVNHLPGGETFQSISLENERIKVNYGAKGNGPLTEDIVETYWFDSKDTMKKNFLFNVIYLAILVPNAKSYEFQVENKNFTMKREEILPILYENFNDFPKEDDIWDKKKVVKFLNDNNEKITMLINDKEFRKSLFATHPVQQLK from the coding sequence ATGAAATATATGCAACGTAATGTAATGGTTATGCTAACAATTTTTTTATTTATTACTGCTTGTTCTAGCGGAGAAAGAATAAAAGAAATATCTGATGTTGAACCTGGTGACTTTAAGCAATATGCTGGGACATATGTTGGGAATAACTCAGATGTGGTTGCAATAGTTAATCATTTACCCGGTGGTGAAACATTTCAAAGTATAAGTTTGGAGAATGAAAGAATAAAGGTGAACTATGGTGCAAAAGGGAATGGCCCCCTTACAGAAGACATTGTTGAGACATATTGGTTTGATAGTAAGGATACGATGAAGAAGAATTTTCTCTTTAACGTTATTTATTTAGCGATTTTAGTACCAAATGCGAAAAGTTACGAGTTTCAAGTAGAAAATAAAAATTTCACGATGAAAAGAGAAGAAATACTACCAATCTTGTATGAAAATTTTAATGATTTCCCAAAAGAAGATGATATTTGGGATAAAAAGAAAGTAGTAAAGTTCCTTAATGATAATAACGAAAAAATTACAATGCTTATAAATGATAAAGAGTTTCGGAAATCTTTATTTGCTACACATCCAGTGCAGCAGTTGAAATAA
- a CDS encoding cytochrome c biogenesis protein CcdC codes for MRDASSLITVFLCIALLIFWRRYRSMYKPIKGSGKRILWPLLFLTPGIVWFFGPVHPAILQIIIAAFIGGLFAVPLIVLTNYERRDDGKIYTKKSAAFLITFIAFVVLRYGSRQFIVDLDQQTIGLLFYVVAVSYIIPWRIGCYIKFRKVWRENSNHVI; via the coding sequence ATGAGAGATGCTTCTTCATTAATAACCGTCTTTTTATGCATTGCACTACTAATATTTTGGCGTCGTTATCGCTCCATGTATAAGCCGATAAAGGGATCGGGAAAACGTATTTTATGGCCATTACTATTTTTAACTCCAGGTATTGTATGGTTTTTTGGTCCCGTACATCCAGCTATCTTACAAATAATAATAGCAGCATTCATTGGGGGGCTTTTCGCCGTACCACTTATAGTTTTAACAAATTATGAGCGAAGAGATGATGGGAAAATTTATACGAAAAAAAGTGCTGCCTTTTTAATTACCTTTATTGCATTTGTCGTTTTAAGATATGGTTCAAGACAATTTATTGTGGATTTAGATCAACAAACGATAGGTTTATTATTTTACGTAGTTGCAGTATCGTATATTATTCCGTGGAGGATTGGTTGTTATATAAAGTTTAGAAAAGTTTGGCGAGAAAATAGTAATCATGTTATATGA
- a CDS encoding MFS transporter, whose amino-acid sequence MWRNKNVWIVLIGEFIAGLGLWLGILGNLEFMQKYVPSDFMKSVILFIGLLAGVLVGPMAGRIIDQYEKKKVLLYAGFGRVISVIFMFFAIQFESIAFMIAFMVALQISAAFYFPALQSVIPLIVREHELLQMNGVHMNVGTIARIAGTSLGGILLVVMSLQYMYAFSMAAYALLFLSTFFLQFEDKKSTTPSKQAAKDNSFMEVFRILKGIPIAFTALILSIIPLLFIAGFNLMVINISEMQHDPTIKGFIYTIEGIAFMLGAFVIKRLSDHFKPEKLLYFFAVCTAFAHLSLFFSDIKWMSLTSFGLFGFSVGCFFPIMSTIFQTKVEKSYHGRLFSFRNMFERVMFQIVLLGTGFFLDTIGLQYMVLIFGVISLLIIFISLSKQKQYEKQPSQSANL is encoded by the coding sequence ATGTGGCGTAATAAAAATGTTTGGATTGTTTTAATTGGGGAGTTTATTGCTGGTTTAGGGTTATGGCTTGGTATTCTTGGCAATCTGGAATTTATGCAAAAATATGTCCCTTCTGATTTCATGAAATCAGTTATATTATTTATCGGACTATTAGCAGGTGTTCTAGTAGGGCCTATGGCTGGTCGCATTATTGATCAGTATGAAAAGAAAAAAGTTCTTCTTTATGCCGGGTTTGGTCGTGTTATTAGTGTTATTTTTATGTTTTTCGCTATCCAATTTGAAAGTATCGCCTTTATGATTGCATTTATGGTTGCTCTTCAAATTTCAGCAGCATTTTATTTCCCTGCATTACAATCTGTAATCCCACTTATCGTACGTGAGCATGAGTTATTACAGATGAACGGTGTACATATGAATGTAGGTACAATCGCTCGTATTGCAGGTACTTCACTAGGTGGAATTCTTTTAGTTGTAATGAGTTTACAGTATATGTATGCCTTCTCAATGGCAGCGTACGCTTTATTATTCCTCTCAACTTTCTTCCTTCAATTCGAAGATAAGAAATCAACAACACCAAGCAAACAAGCTGCAAAAGATAATAGCTTTATGGAAGTATTTCGTATTTTAAAAGGAATTCCGATTGCTTTCACAGCACTTATATTAAGTATTATCCCTCTATTATTTATAGCTGGATTTAATTTAATGGTAATTAACATTAGCGAAATGCAACATGATCCAACGATTAAAGGATTTATATATACCATTGAAGGTATCGCATTTATGTTAGGTGCCTTCGTTATTAAACGTTTATCGGACCATTTCAAACCTGAAAAGTTACTATATTTCTTCGCAGTTTGTACCGCTTTTGCACATCTATCATTGTTCTTTAGCGATATAAAATGGATGTCTCTTACATCATTTGGTTTATTTGGTTTTAGTGTCGGTTGCTTCTTCCCTATTATGTCGACAATTTTCCAAACGAAAGTGGAAAAAAGTTATCACGGCCGTCTATTCTCATTCCGTAATATGTTTGAGAGAGTGATGTTCCAAATCGTTTTACTCGGTACTGGTTTCTTCTTAGATACGATTGGTTTACAGTACATGGTCTTAATTTTCGGCGTCATTTCATTATTAATTATTTTCATTTCTTTATCTAAACAGAAACAATATGAAAAACAGCCTTCGCAATCTGCGAATTTATAA
- the exsC gene encoding exosporium protein ExsC: MTHIIDYQATQPISKTGETTFAIPTSPNKAILANLKVRISSRDSRNNRVELIATIGVEGITGTSQVLFRIFRDNIEIFNAQVGIESTDSEQFYVQTLQAIDQNVSSGTHEYSLTVENLTSGASAEVVGPLSFSALAIGQERKCC, encoded by the coding sequence ATGACTCATATCATTGATTACCAAGCTACTCAACCTATAAGTAAAACTGGTGAAACAACTTTTGCAATCCCAACTTCTCCAAATAAAGCAATTCTAGCAAATTTGAAAGTAAGAATTTCAAGTAGAGATTCACGTAATAATCGAGTAGAATTAATCGCTACAATTGGTGTAGAAGGTATAACTGGGACTTCACAAGTTTTATTCCGAATTTTCCGTGATAACATTGAAATTTTTAATGCACAAGTAGGTATTGAATCTACAGATTCTGAACAATTCTACGTACAAACATTGCAAGCTATAGATCAAAACGTTAGCAGTGGAACACACGAATATTCATTAACTGTAGAAAACCTTACTAGTGGTGCAAGCGCAGAAGTTGTTGGTCCTCTATCTTTTAGCGCTTTAGCTATTGGACAAGAGCGTAAATGCTGCTAA
- a CDS encoding 2'-5' RNA ligase family protein — translation MRTILVFLNNMSIDKIENIRQIHDPLFELIPPHITIVFPFKSNISNDELKSHILNLAKGIGKIEIEFANCITNVGNYLYLEVERGKEQIEELHAKLYTGPLLQFLRADILYIPHVTVGRKSSEELAAKVAKDIRSLPEKLQCVIDRISVERIGEGGESIIEFEVPL, via the coding sequence ATGCGTACAATTTTAGTTTTTCTAAATAATATGTCCATCGATAAAATAGAGAACATTAGACAAATACATGATCCTTTATTTGAATTAATTCCACCGCATATAACAATTGTATTTCCGTTTAAGAGTAATATTTCAAATGATGAATTAAAATCTCATATTTTGAATTTAGCAAAAGGGATAGGCAAAATTGAAATTGAGTTTGCAAATTGTATCACTAATGTAGGAAACTATTTGTATTTGGAAGTGGAGAGAGGGAAAGAACAGATAGAAGAATTACACGCTAAATTATATACAGGTCCTTTGCTACAATTTTTGAGAGCAGATATTCTATACATACCGCATGTAACAGTGGGAAGAAAAAGTAGTGAGGAGTTAGCTGCTAAAGTAGCCAAGGATATTCGTAGTTTACCTGAAAAGTTACAATGTGTAATTGATAGAATTAGTGTAGAGCGAATTGGAGAGGGTGGAGAATCAATTATTGAATTTGAAGTACCGTTGTAA
- a CDS encoding ABC transporter ATP-binding protein, producing MIALETKDLTKKYKKKLAVNEVTISLEEHKIYGLLGRNGAGKTTLLNLLAGQITSSSGSISIFGEHVFENSKAMQNICFIKVKEAAYLNNKVKEIFNLCNMFYKNWDQEFAEELARKFQLNLKEKYHKLSHGMQTVVGIIQGLASRAPITIFDEPTTGLDAAHRELFYSLLLEDYGEYPRTIILSTHLVEEVTHVIEDVIIIKEGRLIVQSSVEDLLQQAHIISGKKDKVDEFSINKKVINREVYGNKGIAVIWEELSNEDYYSLEKEGLAIDRITLQKLFIHITGGEVK from the coding sequence ATGATTGCACTTGAAACGAAAGATTTAACGAAAAAATATAAAAAGAAACTAGCTGTAAATGAAGTAACGATTTCATTGGAAGAGCATAAAATATATGGTTTGCTCGGTAGAAACGGAGCAGGAAAAACGACACTATTAAATTTACTTGCAGGCCAAATTACTTCAAGTAGTGGAAGCATATCAATATTTGGTGAACATGTTTTTGAGAATAGTAAAGCGATGCAAAATATTTGTTTTATTAAAGTGAAAGAAGCTGCATATCTAAATAATAAAGTTAAAGAGATTTTTAATTTATGTAACATGTTTTATAAAAACTGGGATCAAGAGTTTGCTGAAGAACTTGCAAGGAAATTTCAACTTAATTTGAAAGAAAAATACCATAAGTTATCACATGGTATGCAAACAGTTGTCGGTATTATTCAAGGATTAGCAAGTAGGGCGCCAATTACAATTTTTGATGAGCCGACTACGGGCTTAGACGCAGCACATCGAGAGTTGTTTTATAGTTTACTACTAGAAGATTACGGTGAATATCCACGAACAATTATATTATCAACACATTTAGTAGAGGAAGTAACTCATGTTATTGAAGATGTAATCATCATAAAAGAAGGAAGACTGATTGTTCAATCATCTGTGGAGGATTTATTACAACAAGCTCATATTATTTCAGGAAAAAAAGATAAAGTGGATGAGTTTTCAATCAATAAAAAAGTAATAAATCGAGAAGTTTATGGAAATAAGGGGATTGCTGTTATATGGGAAGAACTTTCTAATGAAGATTATTACTCTCTTGAAAAGGAAGGTTTAGCAATTGATAGAATTACATTACAAAAACTATTTATTCATATAACCGGTGGTGAAGTAAAATGA
- a CDS encoding LL-diaminopimelate aminotransferase, with translation MTYTLATRMKAFQSSIFSELGAYKKEKIAAGHKMIDLSIGNPDMPPADFVREEMVYTANQKESYGYTLSGIQEFHEAVTEYYNNTHNVILNADKEVLLLMGSQDGLVHLPMVYANPGDIILVPDPGYTAYETGIQMAGATSYYMPLKKDNNFLPNLELIPEEIADQAKMMILNFPGNPVPAMAHEDFFKEVISFAKKHNIIVVHDFAYAEFYFDGNKPISFLSVPGAKDVGVEINSLSKSYSLAGSRIGYMIGNEEIVGALTQFKSNTDYGVFLPIQKAASAALRNGAAFCEKNRGIYQERRDTLVDGFRTFGWNVDKPAGSMFVWAEIPKGWTSIDFAYALMDRANVVVTPGHAFGPHGEGFVRIALVQDKEVLQQVVENIRNSGIFSLEKVNELVKN, from the coding sequence ATGACTTACACGTTAGCAACTAGAATGAAAGCATTCCAATCTTCTATATTTAGTGAATTAGGGGCTTATAAAAAAGAAAAGATTGCAGCAGGCCACAAAATGATTGATTTAAGTATCGGGAATCCTGATATGCCACCTGCTGATTTCGTAAGAGAAGAAATGGTATATACAGCAAATCAAAAAGAAAGCTATGGATACACATTAAGTGGTATTCAAGAATTTCACGAAGCTGTAACTGAATATTACAACAACACACATAATGTTATATTAAATGCCGATAAAGAAGTTTTATTATTAATGGGGTCACAGGACGGACTCGTTCATTTACCTATGGTTTATGCGAATCCGGGAGATATTATATTAGTTCCTGATCCAGGATATACAGCTTATGAAACAGGAATTCAAATGGCTGGAGCAACATCTTACTACATGCCTTTAAAGAAAGATAATAATTTCTTACCTAACTTAGAGCTAATTCCTGAAGAAATTGCGGATCAAGCGAAGATGATGATTTTAAACTTCCCAGGGAATCCCGTTCCAGCAATGGCTCATGAAGATTTCTTTAAAGAGGTAATCTCATTCGCGAAAAAACACAATATTATTGTTGTACATGATTTTGCTTATGCTGAATTTTATTTTGATGGTAATAAACCAATTAGCTTCCTCTCCGTGCCTGGTGCTAAAGATGTTGGCGTAGAAATCAACTCTTTGTCAAAAAGTTATAGTTTAGCAGGTAGTCGTATTGGTTATATGATTGGTAATGAAGAAATTGTCGGAGCGCTTACACAATTTAAATCTAATACGGATTATGGAGTATTTTTACCAATTCAAAAAGCAGCATCAGCTGCATTAAGAAATGGTGCTGCTTTTTGTGAGAAAAATCGCGGTATTTATCAAGAACGTAGAGATACTTTAGTTGATGGATTCCGAACATTTGGCTGGAATGTTGATAAACCAGCTGGTAGTATGTTCGTCTGGGCCGAAATTCCGAAGGGCTGGACTTCTATAGATTTCGCTTATGCATTAATGGATCGTGCGAATGTCGTCGTTACACCAGGTCATGCATTTGGACCTCACGGAGAAGGCTTTGTACGTATTGCACTCGTTCAAGATAAAGAAGTGCTACAACAAGTGGTTGAAAACATTAGAAATAGTGGTATTTTTTCTCTTGAAAAAGTAAATGAATTAGTTAAAAATTAA
- the coaW gene encoding type II pantothenate kinase encodes MESTIGIDAGGTLTKIAYLDEQKQLAFEKFYSNEQDNIIDWLKKRTGKKQICITGGKAKKLQQLLSDSYKIVELNEFEATLIGVRCMLKEEKYDINNFILTNIGTGTSIHYVYNNKYIRAGGTGVGGGTIMGLSKLLTNIDHFEDVIPLTKIGSRKELDITVGDIYGGILSPIDNSLTASNFGKAATIESNYNSSDILATVQGLVGEVVTALSLQFAETKNIDHIIYIGSTLCNNVHLQNIISSYTKYQNKTPIFLRDGGNSGAIGALLHVTNKKS; translated from the coding sequence ATGGAAAGTACTATTGGTATCGATGCTGGAGGCACATTAACGAAAATTGCTTATTTGGATGAACAAAAGCAATTAGCTTTTGAAAAATTTTATTCAAATGAACAAGATAACATAATAGATTGGCTTAAGAAACGCACGGGTAAAAAGCAAATATGTATTACAGGTGGTAAAGCGAAAAAATTACAGCAACTACTTTCAGACTCATATAAAATAGTAGAACTAAACGAATTTGAAGCTACTCTTATAGGCGTCCGCTGCATGTTAAAAGAAGAGAAATATGATATAAACAACTTTATTTTAACAAATATCGGCACAGGTACTTCTATTCATTACGTTTATAATAACAAATATATTCGAGCTGGTGGAACTGGTGTTGGTGGCGGTACTATTATGGGGCTTTCAAAATTATTAACAAATATAGATCATTTTGAAGATGTGATTCCTTTAACAAAAATAGGTTCTAGAAAAGAACTAGATATTACGGTTGGAGATATTTATGGTGGTATTCTCTCCCCTATTGATAATAGTTTAACTGCAAGCAATTTTGGTAAAGCGGCTACTATAGAATCAAATTATAATAGCTCAGATATACTTGCTACTGTACAAGGACTTGTCGGTGAAGTCGTTACTGCATTAAGCCTTCAATTCGCCGAAACAAAAAACATTGACCATATTATTTATATTGGTTCGACTCTATGTAATAATGTACACCTTCAAAATATTATTAGTAGCTACACAAAATATCAAAATAAAACACCAATCTTTTTACGAGATGGTGGTAATAGCGGTGCGATTGGTGCTTTACTTCATGTTACGAATAAAAAAAGCTGA
- a CDS encoding nucleoside hydrolase yields MRIVNKKIIFFGDFGIDDAVALIYANKTCKLDIIGIVAEYGNVSREIVTENVYFLERYYATEVKIIEGAARPMTAEEPLFFPEIHGDHGLGPIIPPDMRICKRENFCELIKLIEPCPEDIIIVATGRLTTLATLFLLYPNVMDKVCSYYIMGGAFLFPGNVTPVSEANFYGDPIAANIVMKYAKNATIYPLNVTQKALITPEMVDIINKEGTGQAKLIKPMIDFYYENFYKKEYPGIAGSPIHDLLPFISFINDDIFEYKKSAVWISTTNDVTRGQSVADLRKIAEPTRFDDRPIQRIAVGFNYPAFKEEFMRTILKPDCP; encoded by the coding sequence GTGAGGATAGTAAATAAGAAAATCATCTTTTTTGGAGACTTTGGTATTGACGATGCTGTGGCGTTAATTTATGCAAATAAAACATGTAAATTAGATATTATAGGTATTGTTGCGGAATATGGGAATGTATCGCGAGAGATTGTAACGGAAAATGTGTATTTTTTAGAAAGATACTATGCTACAGAAGTAAAAATCATTGAGGGTGCAGCAAGACCGATGACAGCAGAAGAACCTTTATTCTTTCCTGAAATTCATGGGGATCACGGTTTAGGACCAATTATTCCACCTGATATGAGGATTTGTAAACGCGAAAATTTTTGTGAGTTAATTAAATTAATTGAGCCTTGTCCAGAAGATATTATTATCGTAGCGACAGGGCGATTAACAACATTGGCAACGTTATTTTTATTATATCCAAATGTCATGGATAAGGTATGTTCGTATTATATTATGGGCGGTGCGTTTTTATTTCCTGGTAACGTTACTCCTGTATCAGAAGCAAATTTTTATGGGGATCCAATCGCTGCGAATATTGTGATGAAGTACGCGAAGAATGCGACTATTTATCCGTTAAATGTAACGCAAAAAGCACTCATTACTCCTGAAATGGTGGATATTATTAATAAAGAAGGAACAGGGCAGGCGAAGCTAATTAAACCAATGATTGATTTTTATTATGAGAACTTTTATAAAAAAGAATACCCGGGTATTGCTGGAAGTCCGATTCACGATTTGCTTCCGTTCATTTCATTTATAAATGATGATATTTTTGAATATAAAAAATCTGCAGTTTGGATTAGTACGACAAATGATGTAACAAGAGGGCAAAGTGTGGCTGACTTGAGAAAAATAGCTGAGCCGACAAGGTTTGATGATCGACCAATACAAAGAATTGCGGTTGGTTTTAACTATCCTGCATTTAAGGAAGAGTTTATGCGGACAATATTGAAGCCTGATTGTCCATAA
- a CDS encoding 3-hydroxyacyl-ACP dehydratase FabZ family protein: MHIKDTLPHRYPFLMIDKVTNVKQGQSVTGYKLISNNEWFINDSQKHMPHMLIVEALAQLSAFVHTSDSEGLGFLSSLDGVTFHEKAYPGDKLDLHYELTRNRRGFVLGKGTATVNNQPIVTIEKLLIYQAEEK, encoded by the coding sequence ATGCATATTAAAGACACTCTTCCTCATCGTTATCCATTTTTAATGATTGATAAAGTAACAAATGTAAAACAAGGTCAATCGGTTACGGGATATAAACTCATTTCAAATAACGAGTGGTTTATAAATGATAGTCAAAAACATATGCCTCATATGTTAATTGTAGAAGCACTTGCTCAGCTTAGTGCATTTGTACATACGAGTGACTCTGAAGGATTAGGTTTTCTCTCCTCGCTAGATGGGGTTACGTTCCATGAAAAAGCATATCCCGGTGATAAACTTGATTTACATTATGAGTTAACTCGAAATCGGCGAGGTTTTGTTCTCGGTAAAGGTACCGCAACGGTTAATAATCAACCAATTGTAACGATAGAAAAGCTATTAATATATCAAGCAGAAGAAAAATGA
- a CDS encoding GntR family transcriptional regulator, translating into MKPTLEQNKLIYLQIAETIESDILKDILLEEEQVPSTNQFAKMLQINPATAAKGVNVLVDEGILYKKRGIGMFVAKGAKEVVLKKRQNTFMTEYLPKVWEEAKVLEISKDELMDMIQKITKEGKEG; encoded by the coding sequence ATGAAGCCTACTCTGGAGCAAAATAAATTAATATACTTACAAATTGCGGAAACCATTGAATCTGATATTTTAAAAGATATATTGCTTGAAGAAGAACAAGTTCCATCAACAAATCAATTTGCGAAGATGTTACAAATAAATCCAGCTACTGCAGCTAAAGGGGTAAATGTATTAGTGGATGAAGGGATTTTATATAAAAAGAGAGGGATCGGGATGTTTGTTGCAAAGGGAGCGAAAGAAGTTGTACTAAAAAAAAGACAAAACACTTTTATGACCGAATATTTACCTAAAGTGTGGGAAGAAGCGAAAGTACTAGAAATATCGAAAGACGAATTAATGGATATGATTCAAAAAATTACGAAGGAGGGGAAAGAGGGATGA
- a CDS encoding DUF3970 family protein, whose product MIRVRIEGTEEEMIEFMEKMPDIPGFEKTHMREPKKGNNPKYDSSKNVLAYLSYKKIEVANK is encoded by the coding sequence ATGATTCGTGTACGCATTGAAGGAACTGAAGAAGAAATGATTGAATTTATGGAGAAAATGCCGGATATTCCTGGATTTGAAAAGACACATATGAGAGAACCGAAAAAAGGAAATAATCCAAAATACGATTCAAGTAAAAACGTACTAGCATATTTATCTTATAAAAAGATTGAAGTCGCCAATAAATAG
- a CDS encoding YrzI family small protein, with protein MTISVLFLSITIQRNTISKDEIFHNEQIEKAMNDIKERQALYCDHM; from the coding sequence ATGACTATTAGCGTATTGTTTTTAAGTATTACGATTCAAAGAAATACAATTTCCAAAGATGAAATTTTTCATAATGAGCAAATTGAAAAAGCTATGAATGATATTAAGGAGCGCCAAGCACTTTATTGTGATCACATGTAA